The Mucilaginibacter gracilis genomic interval CTTGGTACCTCCGTCGGTGGTCGCATTACCGTTGCCATCGTAAGTATAAGTTCTAAACGTGGCTCCGCCTTTCCAAACGGTGGTTAGTTGATTGCCGTTATAATTATAACTTAATGCCGCTAAACTTGCCCCCATACGGTTGAGGGTCATGATATTGCCCATCTTATCGTACGTAATGCCGTTCTCTGTCAGCAGGCCATTCGAATGATCCGCTGCGATCAAGCGGTTTAAGGCATCGTAGCTGTACTTCATCTTGCTATTGGCAGCCGTATTGTCGGATGTGGTATACATCTCGGCGATATTGCCGTTAAACTGCGGCGCCGCTCCTGTGCTGATGTTGGTGTTATAAGCCAGGTTCAACGTAAACTTCGTGCTGTTTGCGTTGGTTAACCAACCGTGTTCATTATAGGTATAGGCTATATTTTGCAGATAACTTGACCCGCTATTCTCACTGTGCAGATGCTTGGTTTTAGACTGGCCGAGTTCGTTATAATCTGTTTGGCTCAGTAATATATTCGCGCCATTATTGATCTTAGACCAGCTTTGCAGCTTACGCCCCATATGATCGTAAACCATGCTATCTATTACCGTTACGGCAAGGCTCGCCGTTCCGCTGTTGTCTTTATAATGCTGCCTCGTCGTACTAATAACCTCGTTGGAGAAATCATAAGTATTACTAATATGATCGTAATTGTTAATGCTTAAGTTTGCACTACCGCCCAAATAATGCTGGGCATAAGCATGGGTTACCCTTCCTTTATCATCATAATAATTCACCGTCCATAACATGTCGCCCGTGCCCAATACATTCACTTTAGTGGCTGTTTGCAATCCATTGGTCATGGTGCTGTTTTCGGTATGATGGTCGTACGGCATCCCCATGATGTTATAGTCATCATAATAGTTCACCGATAATATGGTATTCAGGCTATTGGGATACGTGTTTGTTAAAGTGTACCCATTGATATCCTCGATAGCCCTAACTTCCCATTGCATGGTTTGTGCATATACCTGTGTTTTTAAACCGGCAGGGCTAATGGCCGTATTGCCATTGTTCCATATCCCGATGATTACAGCTCGTCCCAATTCATCATATTTGGTGATGATCCATTGGTTTTGTGCGCGTTGATTAGCATCCTGGGTAGCAACCACCTGGTCAAGAATATTGTAAACCGTATATTGCCAGCCCGATCCCGGTATCTTCTTGGCAACCTGCCTGTTCCTTTCGTCAAATTGATATTGGTAACAAAGGTTATCCAGGGTAGTCTGGCTGATCGGGTTGCTTGCGTTGATGTTATCAGCTTCGGCTTTTGGTGGCAGTACAAAGCAAAGATTATTGAAGTCGTCATAAACATAGTAGGTACTTAATATTTCCGCCGTATTATTCTGTGTATTAAAAGTGCGCTTCAAAACAACATGCCCGTCCTTATCTTTGTATTCTTCAGTGGTATGATCTTTTCCGCTTGTCCAGTTCTCATCTTTGGTCACGGTTACGTGGAGTTGGTTTGTTCCGTAAACTCCCTGGTCTGTAAGCGTTCTGGCTCCCGTTACCGCGTCAATACTCACGCGGAATAGTTTTGCCCAATACCCCGTACCGGTGGTTAGGGAAGTGGCATCATTCGTGCCATAGTCTATTTTATTGGTATGCGCGCCAAGCTGCCAGTCGGTACCCGGCGCGCCCTGCTCCAATACCCTGTTCAATGGCGACGGCTCAAATGCCGTACCCGCCGATGGTACACTGATCGGGCTAAAGTCCTGCCCTGCGTGAGACTGGTAAAAATTATTCTGGGCACCGGGCAGCGCATCTGCTTTGTAACTGCCCGGCATGCCAGATGTTGTGGTATAAGGCAGGTATTTGGTTACTTCCCTGCCGAACCGGTCATAGGCGCTGGGCTGAACCATATCGTTCCGGCCGGGGCTGCCTTTCACCTGCACGGTTTGTACCGGCCTGCCCAGGCCGTCAAAGTACTGCACGGTTTGCATCACGTCGCATGCATTAACCGACAGGTCCGTTACATTAATGAGTTCTTTTCGTGGCGTATAGGTCGCAACATAATTCTGATCGCTGCTGGGCACTGCTGCCATGGAGGAGCAGCCGGTGGCTGATACCGTTATGCTCAGGGTGGTCGTGCTGCTGCCGATGTTGTTATTAGCGGTGATGGTATAGGTAGTTGCGGTGGATGCTGCGGTTGGTGTTCCGCTGATTGTTCCGGTCGTGCTATCAAAGTTCAGCCCCGCCGGTAAGGCAGGCGTAATGGTATAACCGAGATAATTGAGCTTACGCACCTGTGCATTGCTATCATCATCAACGTATAAATATCCGGCAGTCTTATCTGCCGCTATACCGAAGGGGTTGTAAAAGCTGGATGCGTTAGCCGCGCCGTTGGCCGATCCGATACTGCCGCTGCCTGCAAAGGTGCTTACATTGCCTGATGCATCGATCTTACGCACCCGTTGGTTGTTCTCGTCAGTCACATACAGGTTACCTGCCTGGTCGAGGGTCAGGCCCGTAGGGGCGCTGAAGCTTGCCGCCGTTCCGCTGCCGTCGGCGAAAGTTGCCGTGCCGCTGCCTGCTACGGTACTCACCACACCCGTGGGCGTAATCTTCCGGATCCGATGGTTACTCCTGTCGGTTACAAAAAGGTTACCTGATGCATCAACCACGATACTGAATGGCTGGTTGAATTTAGCGGTACTTCCGCTGCCGTCCAGCCATCCCGCCGTGCCCGTACCTGCCAGTGTGGTTACGTTGCCCGAAACAGCGTCTATCTTACGGATGAGGTTGTTATAGGTATCCGCTACATAAACATTTCCCGAAGCGTCTACAGCAACACCGCAGGGGTAGTAAAAGCTTGAATAGGTACGGTAGCCGTTGGTACTGCCCTGGGAACCTGTTCCCGCAAAAGTAGTCACATTTCCCGACGGGTCGATCTTGCGGATCGCATGGTTGTCTTCATCCGCCACATACACGTTCCCCGAGGCATCAACGGCCATGCCTACCGGGTGGTAGAACAAAGCGCTGCTGCCATTGCCGTTAGTAAAGCCTGTATAACCGCCTCCCGCCAGCAGCGTTTTTGTGCCCGCAGGTGTAATTTTATAGATCTGGTGATTGCCTGCATCAGCCACATAAACATTCCCCGTAGCGTCTACTGCTGCCCCCAGTGGCTGGCTATAGCCGGTGGAAAAAGTAGAAGTACCACCAATGCTTACCGCCCCGCAGGCATTAGCCGGTATCAGTGCCGTGATGGCTGTCCCGGTATAAAAGGTTTCGGGCGTGGTATAAGTGATGCAAGGGGCTTGTAAACCTGCACCCACCGTGATTGTCGTGGTAATTGAACCCTGGGCAGTACCATAGCCCTCGCTCACCACATAATAGGTACCCGCCGCAAGCGGTGCCGAGATCGCCGAGGTATTACCGCAACCGCCGTCATCGTCCGCTGCGATCTCGGTATTCGTAGCGGCGTTTATCAGGTGCAGATAGGTATCTATACCGCTGCCGCAGGTATTGATATTAACTGTTGCCGCGCTGCTTAGCGTGAACTGGTAAAAAATATCATTGCTCAACTGCCCGACATAATTGCCCAGGCAGGTATTGTCATTACTTCTCGTATCGGTATAAGTGCCCCCCGCGGAAGTAAAAGTACCGGCTGGGATAGCATTGGCTGTTCCCGCACCCGGGATCACGCTGACTGTGCCTGTTACATCCAGTTCCAGGGAAACATTACCCGTATTGGATCCGTAACCGCCGGTTGCGATGTAATAGGTTCCGGCTGACAGGCTTGTCTCGCTCACATACGAGGAAACACCCATGCAGACGCTACTGTTGTCATCGTTGGCGTCAACATAGTTTCCATTCTGGTCCAAAAGGTACAAATAGGTATCCCAGCCCGATCCGCATAACGATACAGCCACATTGGCCGTTTGTGTGAGCGTAAACTTATGCCAGATCACGTTGTAAGCATTGTTATAGCTTTCAACCGCATAATTTGTGTTGTTCACATCCGAGAAGCTTCCCGAACCGCAGCCGAAAGTGCCTGCATCGAGGGCAGTAGAAATATGTAAACCGTCCTGCGCCGAGGCCGTAAGCGCACGCATACCTAATAACACGAAGGCCGTTAGTGTAATAATCCTTTTCATCAAGATTGTTATTGTGAAGGTTTTGTAACTGGGTGCTTAGGGTTTCTGATTGCCTTGCAATCCTTTTTTTTGACGCTCGGTAGAAGGAATGATCTTCTCCTGCTGTTCCAGGGTCAGGATCGCCGAAAGGCTGTTGTTCTTTTTTATCACCAAGGAATCTATCGCCCGATGTTTCTGCGTCTCATTCAGGCTTCCGTTATTAATCACCTGTTTCATACCCGCTTTATAGCTGTCCTGGATCGCCGCAATCTGCGCCGCTTTAACCGAGTCCACGTTCAGGCGCTGGCGGATGAACCGCGTCATCCGGTGATGCTCGCTTTCTTTATGTTTGGTTGTATCGCGCTGCTGGCTGTAACCTCTTACTGAAATCAACAGAATGAGGCTTAGTATCGTGAATATCTTTTTCATATGATAGCGGTTTATTGTCCCTGGTAAGGGTAATTGATGTGTTTTATTATCCGGCTGTTTCCTTTTCATTTTCCCGTTTTTAAAGTGCGCTACCTACTGTTATTGCCCATGAACCTGCCGTTGTTAAATCGGCATTGCTGATGGTGTATATATTTCCGGCCGCATTGGTATTGTTAACGATAAAATCATTAACGGATAGTATTGACCAGCCCAGGTGAGTGGTCAGGTTATATGTCGAACCGTAAGTTTGCAGTTCCAGGTTGTAAATGCCTACCGGCACGTCTATACCCGCCGCCAGTTGGCTTTCGGTAAAAGTGTAAAGCACAGTGCCCGAAGCATCCTTAAATTTCAGGGAAGTGATACCACCCGACGGCGTGCTTGTACCGCTGGCTATATTACAATCGTTCTCGTACGTAAAATGCCGGTTACCGGTAAAACATTGGCCGTTATTATTGGCATTTGCTTGTCCGTTAATATTCATCTCGGCTATTGCCTGGGCATCTGCATCAGCCTGGCTGATGGTGGAACTATACGTGCCCGCAAATACAGTATAGCTTAGTGAACCGCCAACACCGCTGGTGCAATTTTTGTGGTAGGATTGGGTTTGCGCTGTATTATAATAAACCGTTGCCGGCGGACTGCTGTTAAAATGGTACTGGTAGCTTTTTAAAATATTACCGGTTAGATCCCGTACATTGGTCAGCCTTTGATAGTTGTCGTATTCATAAGAGGTTGTGGAGCCCCTGGCATCTATCCCGGCCGTTTGACCAATATAAGGGTCGTATGCGTAAACCGACATTTGCGCCCTTTCCGGATAAACGCAGATATCATCGATGTAATCTGACGCGGAAAAATCCTTACTTCCGTTATAATGTTCCTTGTGGTAATCCCACACGCTGCCGTTCTTCTGGAACCAGCTGATCTCGTAGGCTTTACCTGTTGGCGGGCTGAAATTGATGGTTAATGCGCTATGATTGCTCCTGCTGCCGGTATGGCTGTAAGCGGTGCTTGCTCCCGAAGTATATTCAAAGCCCTCGTAAAATATTTCATTCTCATTTGCAGTTTTGACTTCGGCAACCGGTAACAAATTGCCGTATCCCCAAAGGTAACTCGTTTTTGAACCAAACGTTTTGGATTGAGCAAGCAAGCCGCCGTTTGTATTGTAATTATATAAGCGGATGCGTGACTCGTAACTTCCCGTTCCTGTTTTGGTTTCGATACTGTCTGGTTCGTAGATATGGTTCCCAAAACTGCCGTAATTCGTTTTGACGCCCTGTTTGAGTATGCCGTCTTTATAATATAATTGCTCAATGACCGGGGTGATCAGGTTATTGTCGATCATGGCCTGATAAGGTACCGTGGTACCGCCCAACACCATATCGTGCGGGTATTTGTACAATACGGTTTTGACCGATCCATCACTGCCGATCGTTTTGCGCTGGGTCAGTTGCTGGTGAGTCAGGTCCGCATAGGTATCATACTGGCTTGTAACGATAGGATTGTTACCCGCAAGATCGTAGTTGGTCGTCACTGTGGTGTCGGCGTATACCCATTGACATATGATAGAGTACATAACCTCATCATAAGCACTCATAACGCTCGCACCTGGTGTATCCCCCCCAAGAATCCAATTTGTCCAATTTTGTTTGACGACAGCATTTGGAAAATCTTTGTAAAAAGCAGGATCGGATTTATAGTGCGTAGTAGTGCAGTTCACCACTTTAAACCCAAACGCTCCAGACGCTCCACCGGTGGTAAAAAATGTCCTGCTTCTATCTTCCAGCCCCCGCGGGAAGCCGGTATTACTGGAAGGAGCCCCGGCAATCGGGTTGTGCATAATCACCGAAGGAGGTATTTCTTGGGTGGGAATATAGCGGTGTTCTGTGCCCCCACTTTCCCAGTTTTCGCTTTTAAGTTCGATAACATGCGTATAATAAATATGCCCGCCGTCGGTATATTCATAGGCCTTTGAGGGAGTTGTGCTACCATTATAATAAGGGCAAACCTTTTGTGCGGCATCCCCGTTGCCAATGCATCTATGTGAACTGTAAATGTAAGAATAGTAATCCGAAGGATCAGGCCTAGCCTTAAGCAAGCCAGAAGATCTGCCTTGCGTTTCTAATTCACCATAAACGTATTTCTTGGTCATTACACTACCGGTGAGAGGCGTGGTCATAATTTTTGAGACCCTAAAACCGCCTGTTTCAAAATTGTCGGTAACGCTGGTTCCTTGGGCGATCCAGGTCATCGTGCCATGTGCCACAGCCGCCGCGCCATCGGCTCTTAAACGAAGGATATAGTTTCCCGACAACAAGGGCATAGATTTGTAGTATGAACTGTCTATATTAAGTTCATCACTCCAGAGTGGCGTCGAGAGATAGGTATCACTGCTGGCGAATACTTCAATGAACATATGCTGGTGAATATTGTCATTAGCCCCAGTTCCACTATAGGTGCACCACCCATGGATGTTAACGATTTGAGAAGGACCAATGGAAAACCCATAGATATCCGTAACTTCATCGTGTATCCCTGTACCCGTTACCGCCCGTTCAACATTAGTGGGATTGGGGTATACGAAACGGCTATCATATACGGTGTGTGGCTCGTAACTAATGCTGTCTGTCCCTGCCGTTGGGTAACTGATCTTACTCAATAAGCCAAAACGGGCATATCCAGAGTTCGGTTCACGATTGGCCATATCGCTTGGAAACTTAAGCGCCTCGTCGGGATCGGAGTCTTTGGGAACGAGGTGGGTATTGCTGACGCCATTGGCGTACCCCCAGTAGTCTTGAGCAAATGAAAGTCTGGAAGGAAGTCCATTCATGTTATAATACGACATTTTGTG includes:
- a CDS encoding DUF6443 domain-containing protein — its product is MKRIITLTAFVLLGMRALTASAQDGLHISTALDAGTFGCGSGSFSDVNNTNYAVESYNNAYNVIWHKFTLTQTANVAVSLCGSGWDTYLYLLDQNGNYVDANDDNSSVCMGVSSYVSETSLSAGTYYIATGGYGSNTGNVSLELDVTGTVSVIPGAGTANAIPAGTFTSAGGTYTDTRSNDNTCLGNYVGQLSNDIFYQFTLSSAATVNINTCGSGIDTYLHLINAATNTEIAADDDGGCGNTSAISAPLAAGTYYVVSEGYGTAQGSITTTITVGAGLQAPCITYTTPETFYTGTAITALIPANACGAVSIGGTSTFSTGYSQPLGAAVDATGNVYVADAGNHQIYKITPAGTKTLLAGGGYTGFTNGNGSSALFYHPVGMAVDASGNVYVADEDNHAIRKIDPSGNVTTFAGTGSQGSTNGYRTYSSFYYPCGVAVDASGNVYVADTYNNLIRKIDAVSGNVTTLAGTGTAGWLDGSGSTAKFNQPFSIVVDASGNLFVTDRSNHRIRKITPTGVVSTVAGSGTATFADGSGTAASFSAPTGLTLDQAGNLYVTDENNQRVRKIDASGNVSTFAGSGSIGSANGAANASSFYNPFGIAADKTAGYLYVDDDSNAQVRKLNYLGYTITPALPAGLNFDSTTGTISGTPTAASTATTYTITANNNIGSSTTTLSITVSATGCSSMAAVPSSDQNYVATYTPRKELINVTDLSVNACDVMQTVQYFDGLGRPVQTVQVKGSPGRNDMVQPSAYDRFGREVTKYLPYTTTSGMPGSYKADALPGAQNNFYQSHAGQDFSPISVPSAGTAFEPSPLNRVLEQGAPGTDWQLGAHTNKIDYGTNDATSLTTGTGYWAKLFRVSIDAVTGARTLTDQGVYGTNQLHVTVTKDENWTSGKDHTTEEYKDKDGHVVLKRTFNTQNNTAEILSTYYVYDDFNNLCFVLPPKAEADNINASNPISQTTLDNLCYQYQFDERNRQVAKKIPGSGWQYTVYNILDQVVATQDANQRAQNQWIITKYDELGRAVIIGIWNNGNTAISPAGLKTQVYAQTMQWEVRAIEDINGYTLTNTYPNSLNTILSVNYYDDYNIMGMPYDHHTENSTMTNGLQTATKVNVLGTGDMLWTVNYYDDKGRVTHAYAQHYLGGSANLSINNYDHISNTYDFSNEVISTTRQHYKDNSGTASLAVTVIDSMVYDHMGRKLQSWSKINNGANILLSQTDYNELGQSKTKHLHSENSGSSYLQNIAYTYNEHGWLTNANSTKFTLNLAYNTNISTGAAPQFNGNIAEMYTTSDNTAANSKMKYSYDALNRLIAADHSNGLLTENGITYDKMGNIMTLNRMGASLAALSYNYNGNQLTTVWKGGATFRTYTYDGNGNATTDGGTKSINYNMLNLPATVAQGGSTLATYTYEASGTKVRNTGSDGTWDYVSGIVYKTPLGGTSPAIAFIQTEEGRAIPNGNDYSYQYNLKDHLGNNRVSLDKNGVLQEDEYYAFGLRNPKYDNSNNNRYLYNGKEIQTDLVSQYDYGARFYDPVIARWTSVDPLAEKYQLLSPYTYVANNPLRFIDEDGREIVIPTMKGDLTYRNGQLYQENGKVYKGKDAFVTKTLSALQTLSKLKDPTVKSVLKTLETSKEKVSLEAGYDGGITYPEDPSAVNEGKSTGSIISLDYTVKGEDGKTVESEILVGHELSHAYDNLKGNNKGEANTKSSASKKGEIRAVKFENKIRKEEGKKERTTYGGVPIKNK
- a CDS encoding DUF5977 domain-containing protein; this encodes MSKKGILLYFALFIGVLCARAQDGSISTPLLTTVLPPAPNAYEITKYSALPVNLSTGSVSANIPLGQVSSGKVRVPISLAYNSGSGVKVNQIASRAGMSWVLKAGGVITRSMYDKPDESYTFVHTPALVPNFDSWDYYNFVTGVVGELVDSQSDIFNFDFNGYSGRFILNPDNKTQAMMISASPLKIETNFHGEFTGDWTFRVTDPSGTRYMFGGTGATEQSKTVPGGNCGKTFASYVPNAWYLKSIQHYTGEYIWLTYASCTFDYLADVSESIVRTPLSTYFKSKDCVSMCDERTETQICPNDLRSNGVVLKSINSRFQSVKFNYASRLDVIGDSLLTSVDFYSRDLIDTVQITLKSSFGLNYIYAYNSTYYNPLGTSTPLMYRPFLMQVQRTGTNLQTENHKMSYYNMNGLPSRLSFAQDYWGYANGVSNTHLVPKDSDPDEALKFPSDMANREPNSGYARFGLLSKISYPTAGTDSISYEPHTVYDSRFVYPNPTNVERAVTGTGIHDEVTDIYGFSIGPSQIVNIHGWCTYSGTGANDNIHQHMFIEVFASSDTYLSTPLWSDELNIDSSYYKSMPLLSGNYILRLRADGAAAVAHGTMTWIAQGTSVTDNFETGGFRVSKIMTTPLTGSVMTKKYVYGELETQGRSSGLLKARPDPSDYYSYIYSSHRCIGNGDAAQKVCPYYNGSTTPSKAYEYTDGGHIYYTHVIELKSENWESGGTEHRYIPTQEIPPSVIMHNPIAGAPSSNTGFPRGLEDRSRTFFTTGGASGAFGFKVVNCTTTHYKSDPAFYKDFPNAVVKQNWTNWILGGDTPGASVMSAYDEVMYSIICQWVYADTTVTTNYDLAGNNPIVTSQYDTYADLTHQQLTQRKTIGSDGSVKTVLYKYPHDMVLGGTTVPYQAMIDNNLITPVIEQLYYKDGILKQGVKTNYGSFGNHIYEPDSIETKTGTGSYESRIRLYNYNTNGGLLAQSKTFGSKTSYLWGYGNLLPVAEVKTANENEIFYEGFEYTSGASTAYSHTGSRSNHSALTINFSPPTGKAYEISWFQKNGSVWDYHKEHYNGSKDFSASDYIDDICVYPERAQMSVYAYDPYIGQTAGIDARGSTTSYEYDNYQRLTNVRDLTGNILKSYQYHFNSSPPATVYYNTAQTQSYHKNCTSGVGGSLSYTVFAGTYSSTISQADADAQAIAEMNINGQANANNNGQCFTGNRHFTYENDCNIASGTSTPSGGITSLKFKDASGTVLYTFTESQLAAGIDVPVGIYNLELQTYGSTYNLTTHLGWSILSVNDFIVNNTNAAGNIYTISNADLTTAGSWAITVGSAL